Below is a genomic region from Deltaproteobacteria bacterium.
GTAGATCCGATAATCAAAGACCCCCCCGAATCAAGCATGTCGGCTATTCTGTCAAAAAACTTCTTCCGGTCTTCCAGGCCGAAGTATATGCCCACATTTCTGCAGAATATGACATCAAATTTTCCAAGCGCGGCAAAAGGGAGCATTAGATTAAGCTTTTTGAAATTGGCCATGGCTCGCATATCATCCTTAATCTTCCAGGTATTCCCATTGGGAGTGAAATACTTCTCCAGTTTGTCTCGTGCCAGTCCCCTTTCTATCTCAAACTTATTGTATGCACCGTAACTGGCCCGGGCCACGGCTGCATCGGATATATCCGTGCCGAGCAATTTGATGTTGTATTTCTTCAGATCAGACAAGAGTTCTTTCAGCACAATAGCAATACTGTAAACCTCCTGTCCAGTCGAGCATGCCGCGCTCCAGATGCGGATAGATGTGGGCAAGAGAGAGGAAGATTTGGCGCTTCGCATGTCAATGAGTTCCGGCAGGATTTTGTGTTGAAGT
It encodes:
- a CDS encoding protein-glutamate O-methyltransferase CheR — encoded protein: MQKTTPDEMKTIAKYVKDVSGIHLDQSKAYLIETRLGPVAEEVGCSSYAELHQKAILDATKSIKEKIIEAISTNETQFFRDSRPFELLQHKILPELIDMRSAKSSSLLPTSIRIWSAACSTGQEVYSIAIVLKELLSDLKKYNIKLLGTDISDAAVARASYGAYNKFEIERGLARDKLEKYFTPNGNTWKIKDDMRAMANFKKLNLMLPFAALGKFDVIFCRNVGIYFGLEDRKKFFDRIADMLDSGGSLIIGSTESLTGISKRFEPKRHLRSIFYQVKE